Proteins from one Pseudarthrobacter sp. BIM B-2242 genomic window:
- a CDS encoding amino acid permease yields MSTRDMSQSIMRRKPIDDIEEENKHSGLFKSLGLWQLTAIGVGGIIGVGIFSLAGLVAHGSESEPGVGPAVLFSFLIAGLASAAAALSYAEFAGMIPRAGSAYTYGYVALGEVIGWFIGWDLLLEYIAIVAVVAIGISGYFDAFLSGIGVQMPVWMTSTPDEGKGGIVNIPAIVVCLIVTWILSRGTKAFGRFELVAVAVKVILILFIIGLGIFYIDTNNYNPFMPSGFGPVLAGAATVFFAVFGYDAMSTAAEEATDGKKHMPKAIILSLIIAMLLYVAATLVLTGMQNYKDINPTAGFASAFTGVGLPVIATIISVFAVLSILTVMLTFLLGVTRVWFSMSRDGLLPGWFAKTDRHGTPQRVTWIAGVASALLAGVFPIKAVADLTNIGILAAFVVVCFAVIVFRYKKPDAPRTFRLPFMPVIPAFGVLASGFLMLQLHWETWLRFGVWLVVGLAIYFFYGKKHSLMNPNSPRHEEAVEMHRPLA; encoded by the coding sequence ATGAGCACTAGAGATATGTCCCAGTCGATCATGCGGCGCAAGCCCATCGACGATATCGAAGAAGAAAACAAACACAGCGGCCTGTTCAAATCCCTCGGACTCTGGCAGCTGACGGCCATCGGCGTCGGCGGCATCATCGGCGTCGGAATCTTTTCCCTCGCCGGGCTGGTGGCCCACGGCAGCGAATCCGAACCCGGTGTCGGCCCCGCTGTGCTGTTCTCCTTCCTGATCGCAGGCCTGGCGTCCGCGGCGGCCGCCCTGTCCTACGCCGAGTTTGCAGGCATGATTCCCCGCGCGGGTTCTGCCTATACGTACGGCTACGTGGCGCTGGGCGAGGTGATCGGCTGGTTCATCGGCTGGGACCTGCTGCTCGAATACATTGCGATTGTGGCCGTGGTGGCCATCGGCATCTCGGGCTACTTTGATGCGTTCCTTTCGGGCATCGGTGTCCAGATGCCGGTCTGGATGACCTCGACGCCGGATGAGGGCAAGGGCGGCATCGTCAACATCCCCGCGATCGTTGTCTGCCTGATCGTGACCTGGATCCTCTCCCGCGGGACCAAGGCCTTTGGCCGGTTCGAGCTGGTGGCCGTTGCCGTCAAGGTCATCCTGATCCTGTTCATCATCGGCCTCGGCATTTTCTACATCGACACCAACAACTACAACCCGTTTATGCCCAGTGGGTTCGGACCCGTCCTGGCCGGCGCTGCCACCGTCTTCTTCGCGGTGTTCGGCTACGACGCCATGAGTACCGCAGCGGAAGAGGCTACGGACGGCAAGAAGCACATGCCGAAGGCCATCATCCTGTCCCTGATCATCGCCATGCTGCTCTACGTTGCCGCCACGCTGGTGCTGACCGGCATGCAGAACTACAAGGACATCAACCCCACGGCAGGCTTCGCGTCCGCCTTCACCGGGGTGGGCCTGCCTGTCATTGCCACCATCATTTCCGTCTTCGCCGTGCTGTCCATCCTCACCGTGATGCTGACGTTCCTCCTGGGCGTCACCCGCGTCTGGTTCTCCATGAGCCGCGACGGCCTCCTGCCTGGCTGGTTCGCCAAGACGGACCGGCACGGCACCCCGCAGCGGGTCACCTGGATTGCCGGCGTCGCTTCGGCCCTGCTGGCCGGTGTGTTTCCCATCAAGGCTGTTGCGGACCTCACGAACATCGGCATCCTTGCCGCGTTCGTTGTTGTCTGTTTCGCCGTGATCGTGTTCCGCTACAAGAAGCCGGACGCCCCGCGCACCTTCCGCCTGCCGTTTATGCCGGTGATTCCGGCTTTCGGTGTCCTGGCATCAGGATTCCTGATGCTGCAGCTGCACTGGGAGACCTGGCTGCGGTTCGGGGTGTGGCTGGTTGTGGGGCTCGCCATCTACTTCTTCTACGGCAAGAAGCACTCGCTGATGAACCCGAACAGCCCGCGCCACGAGGAGGCCGTGGAGATGCACCGCCCCCTCGCCTGA
- a CDS encoding LysR substrate-binding domain-containing protein, with product MLDVRRLRLLRELKIRGTLAEVAEALQYSPSSVSQQLALLEKEVGVELLRKTGRRVQLTPQAEVLVAHTAQLLETLEQAEADLAASLTTVTGTVRIAVFQSAALALMPGTLTRMRKAYPEVRIEMTQREPETALHETWARDFDLVIAEQYPGHAAPRYPELDRVKLTTDAIRLAVPPASDGGPAVRALEDTATLPWVMEPRGAASRHWAEQACRSAGFEPDVRFETADLQAQIRLIESGNAVALMPDLVWTGRDTTARLLELPGNPHRTVFTSVRRSSAQRPAILAARETLAATAASIATAGTS from the coding sequence ATGCTCGATGTCCGGCGCCTCAGACTGCTCCGTGAACTGAAGATCCGGGGGACGCTGGCGGAGGTGGCGGAGGCACTGCAGTACAGCCCGTCGTCGGTATCGCAGCAACTCGCACTGCTCGAAAAAGAGGTGGGCGTGGAGCTGCTCCGGAAGACCGGGCGCAGGGTTCAGCTGACACCGCAGGCCGAAGTATTGGTGGCGCATACTGCCCAACTCCTCGAGACCCTGGAACAGGCCGAGGCAGACCTCGCGGCATCGCTGACAACGGTCACCGGAACGGTGCGGATCGCCGTCTTCCAGTCCGCGGCCCTTGCCCTCATGCCGGGAACCCTCACGCGCATGCGGAAGGCCTACCCCGAGGTGCGGATCGAAATGACCCAGCGTGAACCGGAAACCGCACTGCACGAAACCTGGGCCCGCGACTTCGACCTGGTGATTGCCGAACAGTATCCGGGCCACGCCGCCCCGCGTTACCCGGAACTGGACCGCGTCAAGCTGACCACCGACGCCATCCGGCTCGCCGTTCCGCCAGCGTCCGACGGCGGTCCCGCCGTCCGTGCGCTCGAGGACACCGCGACGCTCCCGTGGGTCATGGAGCCCCGCGGTGCGGCCTCCAGGCATTGGGCAGAGCAGGCCTGCCGGAGCGCCGGGTTCGAGCCCGATGTAAGGTTCGAAACGGCTGACCTGCAGGCCCAGATCAGGCTGATTGAGTCCGGCAATGCCGTGGCCCTGATGCCTGACCTGGTCTGGACCGGCCGCGACACCACCGCCCGGCTGCTGGAGCTGCCCGGCAATCCGCACCGCACCGTGTTCACCTCGGTGCGCCGCTCCAGCGCGCAGCGGCCCGCCATCCTGGCTGCCCGCGAGACGCTTGCCGCGACGGCCGCGTCCATAGCAACCGCGGGGACGTCATAG
- the panD gene encoding aspartate 1-decarboxylase — MNRTMFKSKIHRATVTHADLHYVGSVTVDLDLLEAADILPGELVAIVDVTNGARLETYTIAGERGSGVIGINGAAAHLMHENDIVILITYAQMTTEEAAAYDPKVVHVDKDNKIVQIGNDPAEGHTPGLMRPPFALNNATV; from the coding sequence ATGAATCGCACAATGTTCAAGTCCAAAATCCACCGGGCCACCGTCACGCACGCTGACCTTCACTACGTAGGTTCGGTCACTGTTGACCTGGACCTCCTCGAGGCTGCCGACATTCTTCCCGGCGAGCTCGTGGCCATCGTGGACGTGACCAACGGTGCGCGACTGGAAACCTACACCATCGCCGGCGAGCGCGGCTCGGGCGTGATCGGCATCAACGGAGCCGCCGCGCACCTGATGCACGAGAACGACATCGTCATCCTGATCACGTACGCCCAGATGACCACCGAAGAGGCCGCGGCCTATGACCCGAAGGTTGTCCACGTGGATAAGGACAACAAGATTGTCCAGATCGGCAACGATCCGGCGGAGGGCCACACACCGGGCCTGATGCGCCCGCCGTTCGCACTCAATAACGCCACCGTCTAG
- a CDS encoding AEC family transporter has product MVGVLQGFFVVWAIIMVGWFVGRQRILGDNARQVLSALTFFVASPALLFETLSKAELREVFAEPLLVTAVAAIASALMFFSIVKFILKRALPEALMSSMAASLANSANLGIPIAVYVLGDASYVAPLLIFQLAFFTPLFLMILDASTSTHRTTPAGFILMILRNPMIVGSALGLLVAGLDWQVPAIVLEPIHLIGGAAIPAMLIAFGMSLNGSKPLQAATARRLDTLLASAFKLVIQPGIAYLFARFALGMEGQSLFAVVVVSSLPTAQNVFVAASRYSTGLAVAKDTVLITTVVAVPAMIGVALLLS; this is encoded by the coding sequence TTGGTAGGCGTGCTGCAGGGCTTTTTTGTGGTCTGGGCCATCATCATGGTGGGCTGGTTTGTGGGCCGCCAGCGGATTCTGGGTGACAACGCCCGGCAGGTCCTCAGCGCCCTCACCTTCTTCGTCGCCAGCCCGGCCCTTCTGTTTGAGACCCTGAGCAAGGCCGAACTGCGGGAAGTCTTCGCCGAACCCCTCCTGGTCACCGCGGTGGCGGCCATCGCCAGCGCCCTGATGTTCTTCAGCATCGTGAAGTTCATCCTGAAGCGTGCCTTGCCGGAAGCCCTGATGTCTTCCATGGCCGCTTCCCTGGCCAACTCCGCCAACCTGGGTATCCCCATCGCGGTCTACGTCCTGGGCGACGCCAGTTACGTGGCACCGCTGCTGATCTTCCAGCTGGCGTTTTTCACCCCCCTGTTCCTCATGATCCTGGACGCCAGTACCAGCACCCACCGCACCACGCCCGCGGGCTTTATCCTCATGATCCTCCGGAATCCGATGATCGTGGGCTCCGCACTCGGCCTGCTGGTGGCCGGACTCGACTGGCAGGTACCGGCCATTGTCCTGGAACCGATCCACCTGATCGGCGGGGCGGCCATCCCGGCCATGCTGATCGCGTTCGGCATGAGCCTCAATGGCAGCAAACCGCTGCAGGCCGCTACCGCCAGACGGCTGGACACGCTCCTGGCCAGTGCCTTTAAGCTGGTGATCCAGCCGGGCATTGCCTACCTTTTTGCCCGCTTTGCCCTGGGCATGGAGGGCCAGTCCCTGTTCGCGGTGGTGGTGGTTTCATCCCTCCCCACGGCGCAGAACGTTTTTGTTGCCGCCAGCCGCTATTCCACCGGCCTCGCGGTGGCCAAGGACACCGTGCTGATTACCACCGTGGTGGCCGTACCGGCCATGATCGGAGTTGCCCTGCTGCTGAGCTGA
- a CDS encoding FAD-dependent oxidoreductase, whose translation MGTILDTVVIGGGAMGSAAAWALARRGRQVTLLEQFGPGHHIGASHGTTRNLNPGYHRPEYVAMLAEALALWEELEVDSGERLLTRTGIVNHGPDPHFTLVQAALTEAGLRAEFLRPDEAAERWRGIRFDQQVLYMPDGGQLNPEAALPAFQRLAAARGAEIRHHTKVVALEVMDDGVRLTVESGGVESGGASGGAGGTEVLTAAQAVVTAGGWTEKLLSGAAGRDTGTGKLRIPRLRVTQEQPAHFGVADEGAVWPGFNHMPGTGPEYKKWYSPVYGMQTPGEGIKAGWHGVGPQVDPDRRSFLPEPVQLAALQDYARTWLPGVDADSFEPISCTYTTTPDEDFILDRIGPLVIGAGFSGHGFKFTPVVGRILADLATGTREAPAIFSASR comes from the coding sequence ATGGGAACAATCCTGGACACTGTTGTGATCGGCGGCGGGGCCATGGGCTCCGCTGCTGCCTGGGCTTTGGCCCGCCGCGGCCGGCAGGTCACGCTTCTGGAGCAGTTCGGGCCGGGCCACCATATCGGCGCGTCCCACGGCACCACCAGGAACCTGAATCCCGGGTACCACCGGCCGGAGTACGTTGCGATGCTGGCCGAGGCATTGGCCCTCTGGGAGGAACTCGAGGTGGACAGCGGCGAGCGGCTGCTCACCCGCACGGGCATCGTCAACCACGGTCCCGATCCGCACTTCACGCTGGTACAGGCCGCGCTCACCGAAGCAGGCCTCCGGGCAGAGTTTCTGCGCCCTGACGAGGCCGCGGAGCGCTGGCGCGGCATCCGGTTCGACCAGCAGGTCCTGTACATGCCCGACGGCGGCCAGCTGAACCCTGAGGCCGCACTGCCCGCCTTCCAGCGGCTCGCCGCGGCCCGCGGCGCCGAGATCCGGCACCACACCAAAGTGGTGGCCCTGGAAGTAATGGACGACGGCGTCCGTCTCACCGTGGAATCGGGCGGCGTGGAATCCGGCGGGGCCTCCGGCGGCGCTGGCGGGACCGAGGTGCTCACCGCAGCGCAGGCAGTGGTAACCGCCGGGGGCTGGACGGAGAAGCTTCTGTCCGGCGCGGCCGGCCGCGACACAGGGACCGGGAAGCTGAGGATTCCCCGGCTCAGGGTCACGCAGGAACAGCCGGCGCACTTCGGTGTTGCCGACGAAGGCGCCGTGTGGCCGGGCTTCAACCACATGCCCGGAACCGGCCCGGAATACAAAAAATGGTATTCACCGGTCTACGGAATGCAGACGCCCGGCGAAGGAATCAAGGCAGGCTGGCACGGCGTTGGCCCGCAAGTGGACCCGGACCGGCGGTCCTTCCTCCCGGAGCCCGTCCAGCTCGCGGCGCTGCAGGATTACGCCCGGACCTGGCTGCCTGGCGTTGATGCTGACTCCTTCGAGCCGATTAGCTGCACGTACACCACTACCCCGGACGAGGACTTTATCCTTGACCGGATCGGCCCCCTCGTTATCGGCGCCGGATTCTCCGGGCACGGCTTTAAGTTCACGCCCGTCGTGGGGCGGATCCTGGCCGACCTGGCCACCGGCACCCGCGAGGCGCCGGCGATTTTCTCAGCATCCCGGTAG
- a CDS encoding trehalase-like domain-containing protein, which produces MPTPLNQSVADSALLTKSLPLGLLRAFVQSDGADEGFTPTLLAELKVLARVPGLLVACNYGGTLCDAEGISTETLPLGSAAIALRALAALPNTHAAVISGRSLRDLAAVSRLPAEVHLVGSHGAESDMQYAHVQPLATEVILQKVSTALSEAVGFQEGIWIERKPVAVSVHTRPAAPNVVESVTETARGIARAHGLFFIVDGSVLDLSVVEPSKADALENLRSRLGASAALYAGDAYSDELATATLRGPDLGLHVGPGDTRAAHRLRDPESFARVLAILFELRRAWLFGEDAVGLERHTLIGNGSSTALLTPDAKVCWMSHPLPDSGSLFAHILGGDAAGHFSVEPLKSSQVLGQRYVDSTMIVETRWADVTVTDYLEPAPEGITSLVRVLSGTGAARIVFAPRPDYANVPFSMEARGDELHIVGTSDPVVLFAPGVTFVITSDGRHATATATVNLQDGPAVLNLRCGDTEPQCADPDGEVDRRSGVALHSRRWVQDLDLPAVKPSLVRRSALVLRALVHEPTGAVLAAPTTSLPEGIGGTRNWDYRYCWLRDGSMTVHALVDLGSTAEAFGFLAWLGRILEHAPGPEWLHPLYSVTGAQLSTEAVIDSLPGYAGSRPVRIGNAADHQVQLDVFGPVAELIDALSERNGDLADDHWHLMVEMASAVLARWHEADHGIWEARRPPRHHVYSKVMCWVTLDRALRTAARHGRTPDPAWETTAGTIRDEVLREGWDDSAKSYTVAYDSPDLDAAVLHIGLSGLLDVRDQRFLDTVTAVERELRVGPTVFRYRYDDGLPGLEGGFHICTTWLIEAYVAVGRIEEAWDLFDQLVNLFGPTGLLPEEYDPSTETHLGNHPQAYSHLGFIRCARLLDLHRPEVKAQ; this is translated from the coding sequence ATGCCTACTCCGTTAAACCAGAGCGTGGCGGATTCCGCCCTCCTGACCAAGTCACTCCCACTGGGCCTGCTGCGGGCGTTCGTCCAGTCGGATGGCGCAGATGAAGGGTTCACCCCGACTTTGCTGGCCGAACTCAAAGTCCTGGCCCGCGTCCCCGGGCTGCTGGTTGCCTGCAACTACGGCGGAACCCTATGCGACGCCGAGGGTATTTCCACCGAAACCCTGCCCCTGGGCAGCGCGGCGATCGCACTCCGTGCCCTGGCCGCCCTGCCCAACACCCATGCCGCCGTCATCTCAGGGCGCTCCCTGCGTGACCTCGCCGCCGTCTCCCGGCTGCCTGCAGAAGTCCACCTCGTCGGCTCGCACGGCGCCGAATCGGACATGCAGTACGCGCACGTCCAGCCGCTGGCCACAGAGGTGATCCTCCAGAAAGTCAGCACCGCGCTGTCCGAGGCCGTGGGCTTCCAGGAAGGTATCTGGATTGAGCGCAAGCCAGTTGCGGTGTCGGTGCACACCCGTCCGGCAGCGCCGAATGTTGTGGAGTCCGTGACAGAGACTGCCCGCGGGATCGCCCGGGCCCACGGACTGTTCTTCATCGTGGACGGGTCCGTGCTGGACCTCTCTGTGGTGGAACCGTCCAAGGCCGACGCACTGGAGAACCTCCGGTCCCGGCTCGGTGCCAGTGCCGCCCTCTACGCCGGTGATGCCTACAGCGACGAACTGGCCACCGCCACCCTCCGCGGTCCGGACCTTGGCCTGCACGTTGGGCCGGGGGATACCCGCGCCGCGCACCGGCTGCGGGACCCTGAATCGTTTGCCCGGGTCCTGGCCATCCTCTTTGAGCTCCGGCGCGCCTGGCTCTTCGGTGAGGACGCCGTGGGACTCGAACGGCACACCCTGATCGGGAACGGTTCCTCCACCGCGCTGCTCACCCCGGACGCCAAAGTCTGCTGGATGAGCCACCCGCTGCCGGATTCAGGGTCGCTGTTTGCCCACATCCTCGGCGGCGACGCCGCCGGGCACTTCTCCGTGGAACCGCTGAAGAGCTCGCAGGTGCTGGGCCAGAGGTACGTCGACAGCACCATGATTGTGGAAACCCGGTGGGCGGACGTCACCGTCACTGACTACCTCGAACCCGCGCCGGAAGGCATCACCAGCCTGGTCCGGGTACTCTCCGGGACCGGCGCCGCAAGGATTGTTTTTGCGCCACGGCCGGACTACGCCAACGTGCCCTTCAGCATGGAGGCCCGCGGCGACGAACTGCACATTGTGGGCACGTCGGACCCCGTCGTTCTCTTCGCGCCGGGTGTCACGTTCGTCATTACCTCCGACGGCCGGCACGCTACGGCCACCGCCACGGTGAACCTGCAGGACGGCCCCGCGGTCCTTAACCTGCGCTGCGGGGACACCGAACCGCAATGTGCGGATCCGGACGGCGAAGTGGACCGGCGTTCCGGCGTGGCCCTGCACTCCCGCCGCTGGGTACAGGACCTGGACCTGCCGGCGGTGAAGCCCTCGCTGGTCCGCCGTTCCGCCCTGGTGCTGCGCGCCTTGGTTCACGAGCCAACCGGTGCTGTCCTGGCTGCCCCCACCACCTCATTGCCTGAGGGGATCGGCGGGACGAGGAACTGGGACTACCGGTACTGCTGGCTGCGGGACGGTTCCATGACAGTGCACGCGCTGGTGGATCTGGGCTCCACGGCCGAGGCGTTCGGGTTCCTGGCCTGGCTGGGCAGGATCCTGGAGCATGCGCCGGGCCCGGAGTGGCTGCACCCGCTGTACTCGGTCACGGGCGCCCAGCTATCCACCGAAGCCGTGATTGACAGCCTGCCCGGATATGCCGGCTCGCGTCCGGTGCGGATCGGAAACGCCGCCGACCATCAGGTCCAGCTGGACGTCTTTGGGCCGGTGGCCGAGCTGATCGATGCGCTCAGCGAACGGAACGGCGACCTGGCCGATGACCACTGGCACCTGATGGTGGAGATGGCCTCCGCCGTGCTGGCCCGCTGGCACGAAGCGGACCACGGCATCTGGGAAGCCCGGCGGCCGCCCCGGCACCACGTGTACAGCAAGGTGATGTGCTGGGTGACGCTGGACCGGGCACTCCGGACGGCCGCCCGGCACGGCCGGACCCCGGACCCCGCGTGGGAAACCACCGCCGGCACCATCCGTGACGAAGTCCTGCGTGAGGGCTGGGATGACTCGGCGAAGTCCTACACCGTTGCCTACGACAGCCCCGACCTGGATGCTGCCGTCCTGCACATCGGGCTGTCCGGCCTGCTGGACGTCCGCGACCAGCGGTTCCTGGACACGGTCACGGCCGTGGAACGTGAACTCCGCGTGGGGCCCACGGTCTTCAGGTACCGGTACGACGACGGCCTGCCGGGTTTGGAGGGCGGCTTCCACATCTGCACTACCTGGCTTATTGAGGCGTACGTTGCAGTGGGCCGGATCGAGGAAGCCTGGGACCTGTTCGACCAGCTGGTGAACCTGTTCGGACCCACAGGCCTGCTGCCGGAGGAGTACGATCCCAGCACGGAAACCCATCTGGGGAACCATCCGCAGGCCTACTCCCACCTTGGCTTCATCCGCTGCGCCCGGCTCCTGGACCTGCACAGGCCGGAGGTGAAGGCCCAGTAA
- a CDS encoding extracellular solute-binding protein, protein MKRFTQATRILSVAALTVMGAALAACGSGGGTGGGSGPATEAKGPIKIWYSNNEFEVKWGKSMVESWNAAHPEEKIDAQEIPAGKSSEEVIGAAITAGNAPCLVFNTAPVAVPQFQKQGGLVALDEFPDGARYIKDRTGDLADQYKSSDGKMYQLPWKSNPVVLFYNKDIFAKAGLDPENPKLGSHQELLDTARTLVSSGAATTAIWPSPASDFFQSWFDFYSYYAANSDGTPLVKDGKATFDSEQGKQVATMFQTLYKENLASKEVYQGDSFAEGKAAMSMAGPWAIAAYKDKVNWGAVPVPAAQAKAGTSTFSDAKNVAMYSACENQGTAWEVMKFATSQEQDGKLLTETGQMPMRQDLPTVYADYFAKNPAYTQFAEQAARTVEVPNIANSVEVWQTFRTAYSKAVIFGNESIDTTFKDAADKINQLVAGK, encoded by the coding sequence ATGAAGCGCTTTACCCAAGCCACGCGAATATTGTCAGTGGCCGCCCTGACCGTCATGGGGGCGGCCCTGGCGGCCTGCGGCAGCGGCGGCGGTACCGGCGGCGGTTCCGGCCCCGCCACGGAGGCCAAGGGCCCCATCAAAATTTGGTACTCCAACAACGAGTTCGAGGTGAAATGGGGCAAATCCATGGTGGAATCCTGGAACGCCGCACACCCGGAGGAGAAGATCGACGCCCAGGAGATCCCGGCAGGCAAAAGCTCCGAGGAAGTCATCGGCGCCGCGATCACCGCCGGCAACGCCCCCTGCCTGGTCTTCAACACGGCACCCGTTGCCGTTCCCCAATTCCAGAAGCAGGGCGGGCTGGTGGCCCTGGACGAGTTCCCGGACGGCGCCCGGTACATCAAGGACCGCACAGGTGACCTCGCGGACCAGTACAAGTCCAGTGACGGCAAGATGTACCAGCTGCCCTGGAAGTCGAACCCTGTGGTCCTCTTCTACAACAAGGACATCTTCGCCAAGGCCGGCCTGGACCCGGAGAACCCCAAACTGGGGAGCCACCAGGAACTGCTGGACACTGCCCGCACCCTGGTGTCCTCGGGGGCGGCCACCACAGCCATCTGGCCCTCGCCTGCCAGCGACTTCTTCCAGTCCTGGTTCGACTTCTACTCCTACTACGCGGCCAATTCTGATGGCACTCCGCTGGTGAAGGACGGCAAGGCCACCTTCGACAGCGAGCAGGGCAAGCAGGTGGCCACCATGTTCCAGACCCTCTATAAGGAGAACCTGGCGTCCAAGGAGGTCTACCAGGGCGACTCCTTTGCCGAGGGCAAGGCAGCCATGTCCATGGCCGGTCCGTGGGCCATCGCGGCCTACAAGGACAAGGTGAACTGGGGCGCGGTTCCGGTCCCGGCAGCCCAGGCCAAGGCCGGGACGTCAACCTTCTCCGACGCCAAGAACGTGGCCATGTACTCCGCGTGCGAGAACCAGGGCACCGCCTGGGAAGTCATGAAGTTCGCCACCAGCCAGGAGCAGGACGGCAAGCTGCTGACCGAGACCGGCCAGATGCCGATGCGCCAGGACCTCCCCACGGTTTACGCGGACTACTTCGCCAAGAACCCGGCGTACACGCAGTTCGCCGAGCAGGCAGCGCGGACCGTGGAGGTCCCCAACATCGCCAACTCGGTTGAAGTCTGGCAGACCTTCCGGACCGCCTATTCCAAGGCGGTCATCTTCGGCAACGAGAGCATCGACACCACGTTCAAGGACGCGGCGGACAAGATCAACCAACTGGTAGCCGGGAAGTAG
- a CDS encoding LacI family DNA-binding transcriptional regulator, with the protein MAVTISDVAHAAGVSKGAVSYALNGQPGVSDATRERILRVAKDLGWKPSLRAKGLSSAKAYALGLVVARDPKLLGTDPFFPAFIAGIETTLAEHDYTLVLSVATAAGAEERAYRKLADGGRVDGVILTDVRHNDSRIGLLRELSLPAVTLNRPDPDSPFPAVCMDDTDGITAAVEHLISLGHRRIGHVGGAQEYIHGRSRREAWESAMTRAGLAADLFAEADFTAPGGVAATAELLGRTDPPTAIVYANDLMATSGQSYAQTQGLNVPGDLSVTGYDNAEFTQYLNPPLTTISTDAMRWGSVAAQALLDQLNGTHSGEDTVLQAPALLVRASTGPAPATSIPHTSSP; encoded by the coding sequence ATGGCAGTAACCATCAGCGACGTCGCCCACGCGGCCGGCGTCAGCAAAGGTGCTGTCTCCTATGCTCTCAACGGCCAGCCGGGCGTCAGCGACGCAACCCGGGAGCGGATTCTCCGGGTGGCGAAAGACCTGGGCTGGAAGCCGAGCCTCCGCGCCAAGGGCCTCTCCTCCGCCAAAGCCTACGCGCTGGGCCTGGTGGTGGCCCGGGACCCCAAACTCCTGGGTACGGATCCCTTCTTCCCCGCCTTCATCGCAGGCATCGAAACCACCCTGGCGGAGCATGATTACACCCTGGTCCTGAGTGTGGCCACCGCAGCCGGCGCCGAGGAACGTGCCTACCGCAAGCTGGCCGACGGCGGCCGCGTGGACGGCGTCATCCTCACCGATGTGCGGCACAACGACTCGCGGATCGGACTCCTGCGGGAACTCAGCCTGCCTGCGGTGACGCTCAACCGGCCGGACCCGGACTCGCCCTTCCCCGCAGTGTGCATGGACGACACGGACGGCATCACGGCCGCCGTCGAACATTTGATCTCGCTGGGCCACAGGAGGATCGGGCATGTGGGCGGCGCCCAGGAATACATCCACGGCCGCAGCCGCCGCGAGGCCTGGGAGTCAGCCATGACCCGCGCCGGACTGGCTGCGGACCTGTTCGCCGAGGCGGACTTCACTGCGCCCGGGGGAGTGGCCGCCACCGCTGAACTGCTGGGCCGCACGGACCCGCCCACCGCGATTGTCTACGCCAACGACCTGATGGCAACCTCCGGCCAGTCGTACGCGCAAACGCAGGGCCTGAATGTCCCCGGCGATCTGTCGGTCACCGGTTATGACAACGCCGAGTTCACCCAGTACCTGAACCCGCCCCTGACCACCATCTCCACCGACGCGATGCGTTGGGGCAGTGTGGCCGCACAGGCACTCCTGGACCAGCTCAACGGCACCCATTCAGGGGAGGACACCGTACTGCAGGCACCCGCCCTGCTGGTCCGCGCGTCCACCGGGCCCGCCCCGGCAACCTCAATTCCGCACACCAGCTCCCCGTAA